One genomic region from Leifsonia poae encodes:
- a CDS encoding glycosyltransferase family 2 protein, whose protein sequence is MSSTNSYSPARKRQLGAEKRTEPLPTVHPRPSDRKVTWSRVAIVLTVTFWAIYVVTTIIRQFLVLGTQDFRFTMEAIGYLVVVTFLTFSALMYLVARQGALQRFQKHVRVPRAELDRHFATNQPSITVLVPSYAEEPEVVKMTLLSAALQEFPSMRVVLLLDDNPNPTDPAVADRLNATRALAADITDLLAEPRSRFTDAALRFELADADAFVAPHTALELAAEYAWAAAWLHAQADAHGIEDHVDLFFADQVLRGLADELALVGQAVEAAVGEGVSLSAERIAQLYRRLAWTFDADLAVFERKQWASLSHEANKAMNLNAYIGLMGGTYRVEETPQGPILTPVAPHRAGDVEIPDSDFLLTLDADSILLREYCLRLTYFLQQPDNARVAVTQTPYSSFRGAGTRIERLAGATTDIQHVLHQGMSHFGATFWVGANAVIRKRAIEDIVETEFVGGFEVRRYVQDRTVIEDTESSIDLGTHGWTLANYPERLSYSATPPDFGSLIVQRRRWANGGLLILPKLWRQVRERKRRGEIVSRTELLLRINYMASIAWASFGLIFLLAYPYDGRLLSPVVLLAALPYFIAMASDLRYAGYKGTDVFRIYGFNLILLPVNLAGVLKSIQQSLTGKKIPFVRTPKVKNRTASPLLYVLTPFLIVAFSLFTLWRDVNAQNWGNAAFAAFNATLAIWAIVSYIGVGNAIVDMWLGLTRPLYVDKSRTRTTETVQPVTESIDWRSVLYHGHAGGDVPRIEQAAHRAAGGSASSAASSGSAASSSSAEVDATERQAA, encoded by the coding sequence ATGAGTTCTACAAATTCATACTCCCCTGCCCGAAAACGCCAACTGGGCGCTGAGAAGCGCACCGAACCGCTCCCGACCGTGCATCCCCGACCCTCCGATCGCAAGGTCACCTGGAGTCGTGTCGCGATCGTTCTGACCGTCACCTTCTGGGCGATCTATGTCGTGACCACGATCATCCGCCAGTTCCTTGTTCTCGGAACGCAGGACTTCCGGTTCACGATGGAGGCCATCGGTTACCTCGTGGTGGTCACCTTCCTCACCTTCTCGGCGCTGATGTACCTGGTCGCCCGCCAGGGGGCGCTGCAGCGGTTCCAGAAGCATGTGCGGGTGCCCCGCGCCGAACTCGACCGTCACTTCGCGACCAACCAGCCGTCGATCACCGTGCTCGTGCCGTCGTATGCGGAGGAGCCGGAGGTCGTGAAGATGACTCTGCTGTCGGCCGCGCTTCAAGAGTTCCCGTCGATGCGGGTCGTGCTGCTGTTGGACGACAACCCGAACCCCACCGACCCCGCCGTCGCCGACCGGCTGAACGCCACCCGCGCTCTTGCCGCCGACATCACGGACCTGCTCGCCGAGCCGCGCAGCCGGTTCACGGATGCGGCGTTGCGGTTCGAGCTCGCCGACGCCGACGCGTTCGTCGCCCCGCACACCGCACTCGAGCTCGCGGCAGAGTACGCCTGGGCGGCGGCATGGCTGCACGCTCAGGCCGACGCGCACGGCATCGAGGATCACGTCGACCTGTTCTTCGCCGACCAGGTGCTGCGCGGCCTCGCCGACGAGTTGGCCCTCGTCGGACAGGCCGTGGAGGCCGCCGTCGGCGAGGGGGTCTCGCTCTCGGCCGAGCGGATCGCGCAGCTCTACCGCCGGCTCGCATGGACCTTCGATGCCGACCTCGCCGTGTTCGAGCGCAAGCAGTGGGCTTCCCTTTCGCACGAGGCCAACAAGGCGATGAACCTGAACGCCTACATCGGGCTCATGGGCGGCACGTACCGTGTCGAGGAGACTCCGCAGGGCCCCATCCTCACCCCGGTGGCCCCGCATCGCGCCGGTGACGTGGAGATCCCGGACAGCGACTTCCTGCTGACCCTGGATGCGGACTCGATCCTGCTTCGCGAGTACTGCCTGCGGCTGACGTACTTTCTGCAACAGCCGGACAACGCCCGCGTCGCCGTCACCCAGACCCCGTACTCCTCGTTCCGTGGCGCCGGCACCCGCATCGAGCGTCTCGCCGGCGCGACCACGGACATCCAGCACGTCTTGCACCAGGGCATGAGCCACTTCGGTGCAACGTTCTGGGTGGGAGCCAATGCAGTCATCCGCAAACGCGCCATCGAAGACATCGTCGAGACCGAGTTCGTCGGCGGTTTCGAAGTGCGTCGTTACGTGCAGGATCGCACCGTGATCGAGGACACGGAGTCGAGCATCGACCTCGGCACCCACGGGTGGACGCTCGCCAACTACCCGGAGCGCCTCAGCTATTCCGCGACCCCGCCCGACTTCGGTTCGCTGATCGTGCAGCGGCGGCGGTGGGCGAACGGCGGGCTGCTGATCCTGCCGAAGCTGTGGCGTCAGGTTCGTGAGCGCAAGCGTCGCGGTGAGATCGTCTCGCGCACGGAGTTGCTGCTGCGCATCAACTACATGGCCTCCATCGCTTGGGCCAGTTTCGGTCTGATCTTCTTGCTCGCGTACCCGTATGACGGCCGGCTGCTCAGCCCGGTGGTGCTGCTCGCCGCACTGCCGTACTTCATCGCCATGGCCAGCGACCTGCGCTATGCCGGCTACAAGGGCACGGATGTGTTCCGCATCTACGGGTTCAACCTGATCCTGCTCCCGGTGAACCTCGCCGGAGTGCTCAAGTCGATCCAGCAGTCGCTGACCGGCAAGAAGATCCCATTCGTGCGCACCCCGAAGGTGAAGAACCGCACCGCATCCCCGCTGCTGTACGTGCTGACGCCGTTCCTGATCGTCGCGTTCTCGCTGTTCACTTTGTGGCGTGACGTGAACGCGCAGAACTGGGGCAACGCTGCGTTCGCCGCTTTCAACGCGACCCTCGCCATCTGGGCGATCGTCTCCTACATCGGTGTCGGCAACGCGATCGTCGACATGTGGCTCGGCCTCACCCGGCCGCTCTACGTCGACAAGAGCCGCACGCGCACGACAGAGACCGTGCAGCCGGTCACCGAGTCGATCGACTGGCGTTCGGTGCTCTACCACGGGCACGCCGGCGGGGACGTGCCGCGCATCGAACAGGCGGCGCACCGCGCCGCCGGCGGGTCGGCCTCGTCGGCGGCCTCGTCGGGTTCGGCGGCCTCGTCGTCTTCGGCTGAGGTCGACGCCACCGAACGGCAGGCCGCCTGA
- a CDS encoding chitinase, whose amino-acid sequence MARTPRESNAPEPRDAQAPAAGAGDGRRLSPLRVLGAALVAVIVVSGGVVGFQWWSAKAAVDSKPWFASYVDVTATPRFAFENLGATSTRDAVLSFVVSSKSNACTPTWGGAYTLDQARGSLDLDRRIARLQQQGGTVAVSFGGQLNEELAVGCTDPSALKAAYASVVDRYKVGTIDLDLEGDGLANAAANERRASAIAALQKQRRDEGKSLAVWVTLPVAPNGMTSDATDAIDDLLKAKVDIAGVNVMTMDFGSAKPAGQSMAAAAESAVSAAQRQLGILYDRNKLHQSDPSLWAKIGATPMIGQNDVQKEVFSLADAKIFNAWAVGKGIGRMSMWSANRDQTCGSNYVDTSVVSDACSGVKQGKTTFASLLARGFAGHIALGESAVTTAEPTSTASVKDDPATSPYAIWAANNSYLKGTKVVWHHNVYQAKWWTKGDVPDNPVLNSWETPWELVGPVLPGETPIPQPTVPAGTYPAWSGTTPYDKGTRVLFDGTPYEAKWWTQGDSPDAASANPDSSPWTPLTQDDVDKILGGAGTTN is encoded by the coding sequence ATGGCCCGCACACCGCGGGAGTCGAACGCTCCCGAACCGCGCGACGCCCAGGCGCCGGCCGCCGGCGCCGGTGACGGCCGCCGGCTCTCGCCCCTGCGCGTGCTGGGCGCCGCCCTCGTGGCCGTGATCGTGGTGTCCGGCGGTGTCGTCGGATTCCAGTGGTGGAGCGCCAAAGCCGCCGTCGACTCCAAGCCCTGGTTCGCGTCCTATGTCGACGTGACCGCCACCCCGCGGTTCGCGTTCGAGAACCTCGGCGCCACCTCGACCCGGGATGCGGTGCTCTCCTTCGTCGTGTCGTCCAAATCGAATGCATGCACCCCCACCTGGGGCGGTGCGTACACCCTCGACCAGGCGCGCGGCTCACTCGACCTCGACCGCCGCATCGCCCGCCTGCAGCAGCAGGGCGGCACTGTCGCGGTCTCGTTCGGCGGTCAGCTGAACGAGGAACTCGCGGTCGGGTGCACCGACCCGTCCGCGTTGAAGGCGGCGTACGCATCCGTCGTCGACCGGTACAAGGTCGGCACGATCGACCTCGACCTCGAGGGTGACGGCCTGGCGAACGCCGCCGCGAACGAGCGCCGGGCATCCGCCATCGCCGCCCTGCAGAAGCAACGCCGCGACGAGGGCAAGAGCCTCGCCGTCTGGGTGACGCTGCCCGTCGCGCCGAACGGAATGACCTCCGACGCCACCGACGCCATCGACGACCTGCTGAAGGCGAAGGTCGACATCGCCGGCGTGAACGTGATGACCATGGATTTCGGCAGCGCCAAACCTGCCGGGCAGTCCATGGCCGCCGCTGCTGAGAGCGCCGTCTCTGCCGCCCAACGTCAGCTCGGCATCCTCTACGACCGCAACAAGCTGCACCAGAGCGACCCGAGCCTGTGGGCGAAGATCGGCGCCACCCCCATGATCGGCCAGAACGATGTGCAGAAGGAGGTCTTCTCCCTCGCGGATGCGAAGATTTTCAACGCCTGGGCTGTCGGCAAAGGCATCGGCCGCATGTCGATGTGGTCTGCCAACCGCGACCAGACCTGCGGCTCCAACTATGTCGACACCTCCGTCGTCTCGGATGCGTGCAGCGGCGTCAAACAGGGCAAGACGACTTTCGCCTCCCTGCTCGCCCGCGGCTTCGCCGGCCACATCGCGCTGGGCGAGTCGGCCGTCACCACCGCCGAGCCCACCTCCACCGCTTCGGTGAAAGACGACCCCGCCACCTCGCCGTACGCTATCTGGGCGGCGAACAACTCCTACCTCAAAGGCACCAAAGTCGTCTGGCACCACAACGTCTACCAGGCCAAATGGTGGACGAAAGGCGATGTGCCCGACAACCCCGTGCTGAACTCGTGGGAGACACCGTGGGAGCTTGTCGGCCCGGTGCTGCCGGGCGAGACGCCCATCCCGCAGCCGACCGTCCCCGCCGGAACTTACCCCGCCTGGAGCGGCACCACCCCCTACGACAAGGGCACCCGTGTGCTCTTCGACGGAACCCCCTACGAGGCCAAATGGTGGACCCAGGGCGACAGTCCCGACGCCGCCAGCGCCAACCCCGACTCGTCGCCCTGGACCCCCCTCACTCAGGACGACGTCGACAAGATCCTTGGTGGTGCCGGCACCACCAACTGA